One window of Oryza brachyantha chromosome 12, ObraRS2, whole genome shotgun sequence genomic DNA carries:
- the LOC121056006 gene encoding probable sarcosine oxidase: MAAADGGGGFDVIVVGAGIMGSCAAYAASARGARVLLLERLDLLHRRGSSHGESRGVRATYAGAHYPPMVRLAARLWDDAQRDAGPGHRVLTPTPQLDMGPRGDPALRAAIENGAAAEVDAASASWPGSGVFRLPEGWTAARSELGGVISATKAVAMFHSLATKNGVVVRDRTEVVDVAKATRGNRSIAVRTSASEEFDGDKCIITVGAWTSKLLRSVAGVDLPVQPLHTFIFYWKVRPGREHELTPEAGFPTFASYGDPCIYSTPSMERPGLIKVCAHGGAPCDPDRRDWCATGDDLAETVARWLDLVMPGHVDTAGGPVLRESCMYSMTPDEDFIIDFVGGEFGTDVVVGAGFSGHGFKMAPAVGRILAEMALDGEARTAEEAGVELRHFRISRFMGTSE; the protein is encoded by the coding sequence atggcggcggccgacggcggcggcggcttcgacGTGATCGTGGTGGGCGCCGGCATCATGGGCAGCTGCGCGGCGtacgcggcgtcggcgcgcggcgcgcgcgtgctGCTCCTGGAGCGGCTCGACCTGCTCCACCGCCGGGGCTCGTCGCACGGCGAGTCCCGCGGCGTCCGCGCCACCTACGCGGGGGCGCACTACCCGCCCATggtccgcctcgccgcgcgcctctGGGACGACGCCCAGCGCGACGCCGGCCCCGGCCACCGCGTGCTCACCCCGACGCCGCAGCTCGACATGGGTCCCCGCGGCGACCCCGCGCTCCGCGCCGCCATTGAgaacggcgccgccgccgaggtcgaCGCTGCCTCGGCGTCGTGGCCGGGCTCAGGGGTGTTCAGGCTGCCCGAGGGGTGGACAGCGGCGAGGAGCGAGCTCGGCGGCGTGATCAGCGCGACCAAGGCGGTCGCCATGTTCCACTCGCTGGCCACCAAGAACGGCGTCGTTGTCCGGGACCGGACGGAGGTGGTCGACGTCGCCAAGGCCACGCGCGGCAACCGATCAATCGCGGTGAGGACGTCGGCCAGCGAGGAGTTCGACGGCGACAAGTGCATCATCACTGTGGGCGCCTGGACCAGCAAGCTTCTAAGGtcggtcgccggcgtcgacctACCGGTGCAGCCGCTGCACACCTTCATCTTCTACTGGAAGGTGAGGCCCGGCCGCGAGCACGAGCTCACCCCGGAGGCCGGCTTCCCGACGTTCGCCAGCTACGGCGACCCGTGCATCTACAGCACGCCGTCGATGGAGCGCCCGGGCCTGATCAAGGTCTGCGcccacggcggcgcgccgtgCGACCCGGACAGGAGGGACTGGTgcgccaccggcgacgacctgGCCGAGACAGTGGCACGGTGGCTCGACCTGGTCATGCCCGGCCACGTCGACACCGCCGGCGGGCCGGTCCTCCGGGAGTCGTGCATGTACTCCATGACCCCCGACGAGGACTTCATCATCGACTTCGTCGGCGGGGAGTTCGGGACGGACGTGGTCGTCGGCGCTGGGTTCTCCGGCCATGGCTTCAAGATGGCTCCTGCCGTCGGGAGGATCCTCGCGGAGATGGCGCTCGACGGCGAGGCTAGAAcagcggaggaggccggcgtcgAGCTCCGGCATTTCAGGATTAGCCGTTTCATGGGTACATCGGAGTGA